In the genome of Arabidopsis thaliana chromosome 4, partial sequence, the window ttttgaaacaaatcCCAAGCATCTTCAGGTTCCAAACAACTAACTTGCATCGGGTCATCGACTCCCATACGCCCACAAACATCTCGAGAACGGGTGGTAAATGCTACTATGCTTCCATTTTCTCTACTTGGATACGGTACTCCAACCAATTCTAAGTTCACTTTCTCCCATATATCATCCAACAATAACACAAATTTATGTCTCCTAAGGACATTGTGTATGTCAACGGCTCtcttgttttcgttttttttgtccCACTCCTCGCCCGTAAGACCTAGTCTTTTTGCAATGTCTTCTTGAATCCTATAGATCTCTGAGGTTTTAGACACAACAACCCACATCACAATATCAAATCCACCATCTGTTTCAGAaaacttcttgttgatttGCGTAAGAAGCGTGGTTTTTCCCACTCCACCCATTCCATATAAACCCATGATCTTGAATCCATCTTTCATGAGAGTGTTCCAAACCCTTTCAAGCATTGTCTCTTGACCAACAACTGTGGATTGAATAGGCATCTCCTCAACTTGAGCTACCAGATTTTCCTCAGTCACCACATCAAATACTCCACGAGAAGAGAGATTCTCAACTTCCTTCAACATCACGCTAACCATTTTCCCATAATGATAGCTCTTTCCAAAACTTTTGGagcaaaacccacaaaaacacAACCTCTCTATCTCAACCTCTTTATTACTAAACAAATCATTGAACCTTTTCTCGATAATCACGACATTTGTAAGCCATACCTGAACTTGAGAAAGCCTATGACGACGCCCTAGAAATTCTTCTTTATCGACCCTTCTTTTCACATCATCGTGCTTTGTCTTGAGAACTTCAATGGCTTTTTGTAGAGCTGCTAGATTCTCGGGAAGGCTATGAATGTAACCTTTTCTAACGCATAACCATTGAGAGAACTGATTCACAAACTGATCACATGACACCGAGACCGAGATACAACCTCCCATCTTGGCTCAAGACAAGAGATGAGATTGGATTTTCTTCCACTCACGCACCGATCTCCAAAAGTCAATTTCATTGAACGTTTACTTTGGACGAATATAAAAGACTTATACAACTATACAACCAACGACGACCACGACTTcatcttcaaagaaaaaataagaatcaaacTCTTTAGTTGTGGGCTTTATGAGTTTAGTGAGGcccaaatataaatatatccaAATTGGCCCATTCTTCCACTAATgaacaacatcatcaattCGATTCCCAAATTTATCGattgataaaccctaaaagtCTGATCTTGATCTCTGGGCATTGTTCAAAGCTGATCCTCTTTCGGAAAAATGTCATCTGTTGGAACATCGAAAGGGGTTCTGGAGATCGTCAAGTTCGGTGTCTATGTCGCTGTTCCGATCGTCCTTATGTACACATTCGCCAACAACAGCACCAATATCAAGAAATTCATGGGCAATGTAAAACcatcctctctctctctttcacaaAATTCTCATCACTGATTATTGCATCTTCGAAAATGATAGGCTTAGATTGATGGGTTTCGCTTCAAAAATTAGGAATAGTAACTCTAAACGCTTCATTTGCAGAATTTTTGATTATGAGTAATATTTCTAATTGAATCTCTTTTGAGATCCGTTTGTGGATTAGGCGATGGGATTTTCAATTAGggattttaatgtttggttATAAATTAACCTTGTTAACTTGTTTGTACTCTGTTAGGAACATAGATTGATTGGTTAGCTGAATAATTAGGAAATGGTAACTCTTAACTTGGTTAACGCCATTGTCACTTTAAATCACTGTAACACAGAGTAATTTACTACAATCCTAGCAACATTCAAGATATGGTTCAATCTCCTTGAATTGTCAATGATTCATTTGCTTCCATCGAACTTTTCGATAGTGTTGTGGGGTTTGTCGGGTCTGGCATATAGAAAACAGTCTACAATGTCGGTTTTGCGGTGCACCGAAGGATAAAATGTTCATTCTAAAATGGGTAACACTTATTGTTATCAAATTGTCTGCTGCGCTTAAGTCACTGAAATACACTTACTAGGATCTTAGAAACATACACTACCCCATTTTGATGGTAGTCGGGTTTTCTCCGCTCTATCGAGCAGTCTGTAATGGTTATTTTGCAGTGCGATAGAGGCATTCTCTAACCCTCCCAAATTTTGGCTATTTGTTGTGCAGCGTTCATATGTTGTTTATCCTGAAGAGGCACCTAGACCTCCTTCACCCGATGAGCTAAGAGAGATGGCACGAGAGCTTGCCCGTAAGAAGAACATCCGGTGAGTTTATGAGATGGAATCATATACAAATGTTTGATGTTATCTGTAATAGTAAACTGCTCGGCGTAACAACTGGTAATAAAGGTAATGTTATGTTGTTGATTCCTGTAAGATCATAATGGGattgtataagaaaaagagcaaTAATGACGAAGAGgaaacatttcttttgttacatattttgtgatttgtgCACATCAATGAATGAAGTCtgtaacattttcaaataaaattacaaaatcaaagatacACAACCACAGCTTCATGTCATTGTGTGATTTGTTAACGGCCATATTTCGGGCCTCTAAATTTCAGTGtgagaagattttttttttggacaaatgTAAGAAGATTTCTAAAAATACTACAAAGTTGAGTAAAAAGGGTAATTGTGAAAATACtcttaaaggaaaaaaatgcatgtttttgtaaaaatgtcAACATAACGATAAGTTCTGAAAATATCAACG includes:
- a CDS encoding sporulation-specific protein (unknown protein; FUNCTIONS IN: molecular_function unknown; INVOLVED IN: biological_process unknown; LOCATED IN: endomembrane system; EXPRESSED IN: 24 plant structures; EXPRESSED DURING: 15 growth stages; CONTAINS InterPro DOMAIN/s: Protein of unknown function DUF2346 (InterPro:IPR018625); BEST Arabidopsis thaliana protein match is: unknown protein (TAIR:AT1G52825.1); Has 30201 Blast hits to 17322 proteins in 780 species: Archae - 12; Bacteria - 1396; Metazoa - 17338; Fungi - 3422; Plants - 5037; Viruses - 0; Other Eukaryotes - 2996 (source: NCBI BLink).), translating into MSSVGTSKGVLEIVKFGVYVAVPIVLMYTFANNSTNIKKFMGNRSYVVYPEEAPRPPSPDELREMARELARKKNIR